The proteins below are encoded in one region of Engraulis encrasicolus isolate BLACKSEA-1 chromosome 1, IST_EnEncr_1.0, whole genome shotgun sequence:
- the LOC134449686 gene encoding RNA exonuclease 5-like, translating into MGRDSKNNKKKRDLSQDPEESEKRRKTESPTHSLKIKGPPRVTRCFERLHEPISLSDLSSLLQYAAFGKSVTTQPSWSHLHHQQKLSGVNVTVLEDVTLAHFYRFYPQFKNLRRRYKTRCTLVACDGDVSTLLLNSKLSSRTAAAPSGPEPSGTPLPSSTPLPKTPTRLKDNDLRWHPVISKFGCETRGLSAYVLTRDEMSRKNFPLLGAPGCKSFVCTEKNGPVTDNSPLYGIDCEMCYTRAGLEVTRVSLVDGQGQCMMDELVKPDIPILNYMTRFSGITKHMLQPITTRLCDVQSKLIQLLPQDAVLVGHSLDCDLRVLQLIHPNVIDTSLLYRGECGRRFKLKLLAKLMLDMDIQCEERTGHDPTEDALAAVKLAQYFINTGPRQVVELHKVLWGLDISSPPPHVNGSSHKTLSVTRLLDTMNSGTSSTPASNLTFSHALYKTGQPALQLGRLAGNNGQPTNKLWRTQGCSSDKKVVEALRRQVASHPLCLLELSAYSQLITHTQPSYTQRNLHKMVSGLREMCVVYIGPLWADCNERDVKKLCSSCGAVRSVRLLTSTHRLYALVEFEFLEGAVLALERLDGEPMYGFTLKVQRPVGELTLDLEQYLDDLRSDPVNESVVYAANVANDDQMANLQLTLEPHLGRVEGVTIRPQATRKKKRRRRHAFIKLDTAVTELALDHWAQLSPEQVRLWQALTPPHLSTWAPDGTSDGTWDGTSDGTMDGSMNGHSNEETPIPEGCGEVRNGEKDGGEVNGGEEESGGQERGEREESGGGGGREEGGQDEDGTVEEVEAEVDRKTAGVMRKLDVRVGKILEALPDNTLSVVILPGQHSVGGVSYPGLCFMEVKQEAASSSSD; encoded by the exons ATGGGGCGCGacagtaaaaacaacaaaaagaagagAGATCTTTCACAAGATCCTGAAGAGTCCGAGAAGAGACGCAAGACAGAGTCGCCTACCCACTCTCTGAAAATCAAG GGTCCACCACGTGTTACTCGCTGTTTTGAACGTCTCCATGAACCCATTTCCCTATCAGACCTGTCATCTTTACTCCAGTATGCGGCTTTTGGGAAAAGCGTCACCACTCAACCAAG ctggagTCATCTGCACCACCAGCAGAAGCTGTCTGGTGTCAATGTCACCGTACTGGAGGATGTGACTCTGGCCCACTTCTATAGATTTTACCCCCAATTCAAAAACCTCCGGCGGAGGTACAAGACA AGATGTACACTCGTGGCCTGCGACGGGGACGTGTCCACTCTCCTTCTCAACTCCAAGTTGTCATCAAGGACTGCAGCTGCCCCCTCTGGCCCTGAGCCCTCAGGCACACCTCTGCCTTCTTCAACTCCTCTCCCTAAGACTCCAACACGCCTCAAGGACA ATGATCTTCGGTGGCACCCTGTGATTAGCAAGTTCGGTTGCGAGACCCGTGGACTATCAGCTTACGTGCTTACGAGAGATGAAATGTCAAGGAAAAACTTCCCCCTCCTAG GTGCCCCTGGCTGTAAATCATTTGTCTGCACTGAGAAGAATGGTCCCGTGACTGACAATAGCCCACTCTATGGGATTGACTGTGAGATG TGCTACACGAGGGCTGGGCTTGAGGTGACGCGTGTGTCCTTGGTGGACGGACAGGGCCAGTGCATGATGGACGAACTCGTCAAGCCAGATATCCCCATCCTCAACTACATGACCAG GTTCTCAGGGATCACCAAACATATGCTTCAGCCCATCACCACACGCCTATGCGACGTCCAATCAAAACTGATCCAACTGTTACCGCAGGATGCAGTCCTGGTTGGCCACTCCCTTGATTGTGACCTCAGAGTCCTTCAG TTGATCCACCCAAACGTGATTGACACATCCCTCCTCTACCGCGGAGAGTGTGGAAGGAGATTTAAACTGAAGCTTCTAGCCAAGCTCATGTTGGA tatggatATTCAGTGTGAGGAGAGGACTGGCCATGACCCCACTGAGGATGCCTTGGCTGCAGTGAAGCTGGCTCAGTACTTTATCAACACAGGAccacgacag gttgTTGAACTCCACAAGGTGCTCTGGGGGTTAGACATCAGTTCCCCACCACCACATGTAAATGGCTCCTCCCACAAAACCCTATCAGTAACCCGCCTATTGGACACCATGAATTCCGGAACGTCCTCAACTCCCGCCTCCAACCTGACGTTCAGCCACGCCCTCTACAAAACCGGCCAACCAGCACTGCAGCTGGGCAGACTGGCGGGCAATAACGGCCAACCGACCAATAAGCTCTGGCGTACGCAGGGGTGTAGTTCGGACAAGAAG gtggTGGAGGCCCTCAGGAGGCAGGTGGCTTCCCATCCCCTCTGCCTGTTGGAGCTCAGTGCCTACTCccagctcatcacacacacacagccctcctacACACAACGCAACCTACACAAG atGGTGAGTGGTCTAAGGGAGATGTGTGTGGTGTACATTGGCCCTCTGTGGGCTGACTGCAATGAGAGAGACGTGAAGAAACTCTGCAGCAGCTGTGGAGCAGTGCGATCAGTCAGACTGCTCACCTCCACACACCGG cTTTATGCATTAGTAGAGTTTGAGTTTTTGGAAGGGGCGGTCCTGGCGCTGGAGAGACTGGATGGCGAACCAATGTACGGCTTTACTcttaag GTGCAAAGACCTGTGGGAGAGTTGACCCTGGATTTGGAACAGTACCTTGACGATCTGCGCTCGGACCCTGTGAACGAGAGCGTGGTCTACGCGGCCAATGTTGCCAATGACGACCAGATGGCCAACCTTCAACTGACCTTGGAGCCCCATCTGGGTCGCGTAGAGGGCGTGACCATTCGACCTCAGGCTaccaggaagaagaagaggaggaggagacatgcGTTCATCA AACTTGACACTGCAGTGACAGAACTCGCCCTGGATCACTGGGCTCAGCTGAGTCCGGAGCAGGTCAGGCTGTGGCAGGCCCTCACCCCACCACACCTGTCTACCTGGGCCCCGGACGGAACCTCGGACGGAACCTGGGACGGAACCTCAG ATGGAACCATGGATGGCAGCATGAACGGCCACAGCAACGAGGAAACGCCAATTCCAGAGGGATGCGGCGAAGTTAGAAATGGAGAAAAGGATGGAGGGGAAGTGAACGGTGGAGAAGAGGAAAGTGGAGGACAAGAAAGGGGTGAacgagaggagagtggtggtggtggtggaagagaggagggtggacaAGATGAAGATGGCACAGTTGAG GAAGTGGAagcagaggtggacaggaagacgGCAGGTGTCATGAGGAAACTGGATGTGAGGGTGGGGAAGATCCTCGAGGCCTTACCTGACAACACACTCAGTGTAGTCATCCTACCTGGACAACACAG TGTTGGTGGTGTGTCGTATCCAGGCCTCTGCTTCATGGAGGTGAAACAGGAAGCAGCCTCCTCCTCATCAGACTGA
- the eri2 gene encoding ERI1 exoribonuclease 2, translating to MSTKKLARELGIIRKRRQSKESGQTKRPGSKQHFSYLIIIDFESTCWREKNNYGQEIIEFPAVLLNTSTGDVESEFHTYVQPQEHPVLSEFCTELTGITQAQVEAGVPLGICLSRFSRWLQALQQERGVAFLRGGKAPLATGSPCAFVTWSDWDLGVCLLYECKRKQICKPEALNSWIDLRATYKLFYSRKPKGLNGALQDLGIEFDGREHSGLDDARNTARLAWRMITDGCFMKITKSLDRAPLKAKPLFPNGSVQKASSDQQQGPASNMETTDGAPETLTEGKIPQSTAKPSPDTTTTIAHTSHKTAITNYPLNNNNTTTMTYPLNTNGTNHSSTISVITNLPTSTTSTNSYRLPTTTHNPLLTNNRNYPNSISSNLLTTTSTTNNSLTTTTATNNNCQFQSLVTPKTVLNGLSSRRRHLYGASGGLIGSLTRQYSAIGSNRGRGHSSHPFVHTNTTSSPSPRSGTTTPAGLVLVSTALGSHTDLQPKQLNFDLEASSSSCVADWTDGVLLPEIEESGSYDDVVLEEECDADYASSSYGNNHSSYGNGSSSYGSNSWQVTAGRSVSWSVPGRIMPSSRVYSACVTPTPEIPKVTPVSITSSKWVTASVHTTSTVNQPQAASDDACFKRPRPVSAPSGGVKNRPLLRPFIHTATTTSPVVSSIPVPATPSCSSLSKTTTPSSLCTTSSGQMAPCISTAATNISSVSATKGSLRQTASDISASNLSRRSIATSCSAVITNCSVSTIAAVSASNHSRDGSANSSLHSVKTSYTLSTSGISTSNHSLHSTSSSSTTTKYPCTTSGNPLLQQQSLLQQNKSFHGPNVQQQQQHALELKAPTTTGRTFSIFQDVEAHLSSTTSSKRSSTGGGGVVVSPFSTPATVLSSRVNNQSQRGGGGAGLNQSRAGTGPGPGPAGKVTSPLCGCGRRAKRMTVGNGGPNHGRAFYCCPVRRSSGPVDGSNNKKGKRDGCGFFKWESALLVSVTPGLRRKTPFSGVAGDRTPHFLSGKLLR from the exons ATGTCGACAAAGAAACTCGCCAG AGAACTTGGGATAATACGGAAGCGTAGACAGAGTAAAGAGTCTGGCCAAACAAAACGACCTGGATCAA AACAACACTTCTCCTACCTGATAATAATCGACTTTGAGTCTACTTGCTGGAGAGAGAAGAACAATTATGGACAAGAAATAA tTGAATTCCCAGCAGTTTTACTGAATACTTCAACTGGTGATGTAGAGTCTGAGTTCCACACGTATGTGCAACCGCAAGAGCACCCAGTTCTCTCTGAATTCTGCACTGAACTCACAGGAATCACTCAG GCCCAGGTGGAGGCTGGTGTTCCCCTGGGCATCTGCCTGTCCCGCTTCAGCCGCTGGCTGCAGGCCCTGCAGCAGGAGAGGGGGGTGGCCTTCCTCAGGGGGGGCAAAGCGCCACTAGCCACCGGCAGCCCCTGCGCCTTCGTCACCTGGTCAG ACTGGGATCTGGGAGTGTGTCTTCTGTATGAGTGCAAAAGGAAGCAGATCTGCAAACCAGAGGCTCTCAACAGCTGGATTGACCTGCGGGCGACCTACAAG TTATTCTACAGCAGGAAACCCAAGGGGCTGAATGGAGCACTGCAGGATCTGGGAATAGAGTTTGACGGACGAGAACATTCAG GTCTGGACGATGCGCGCAACACTGCTCGCCTGGCGTGGCGGATGATCACTGACGGCTGTTTCATGAAGATCACCAAGTCTCTGGATCGG GCACCGCTGAAGGCCAAGCCCTTGTTTCCAAACGGCTCCGTCCAGAAGGCTTCCAGTGACCAACAACAAGGGCCTGCAAGTAACATGGAGACAACAGACGGAGCGCCAGAGACTCTTACCGAGGGCAAAATCCCACAATCTACTGCCAAGCCTTCCCCTGACACCACCACCACGATTGCACACACCAGTCATAAAACTGCAATCACCAACTACCCACTGAACAACAATAACACCACCACCATGACCTACCCACTGAACACCAACGGCACCAACCATTCATCTACCATCAGCGTCATCACCAATCTGCCTACCTCCACGACCAGCACCAATAGCTATCGACTACCAACCACCACACACAATCCACTGCTCACAAACAACCGCAACTACCCAAACAGCATCAGCAGCAATCTACTTACCACCACTAGCACCACCAATAATTCCTTGACGACCACAACCGCCACCAACAACAACTGCCAGTTTCAGAGCCTGGTGACACCCAAGACTGTTCTGAATGGCTTATCCAGTCGTCGTCGCCATCTGTACGGCGCCAGCGGTGGTCTGATTGGATCTTTGACAAGACAATACTCTGCCATTGGTAGCAATAGAGGCAGGGGCCACAGCAGCCATCCATTTgtgcacaccaacaccaccagcagcCCTTCACCTCGTAGTGGAACCACCACTCCAGCAGGACTGGTTCTGGTGTCCACCGCCCTGGGCTCGCACACCGACCTGCAGCCCAAGCAGTTGAACTTTGACCTGGAGGCCTCGTCCTCATCCTGCGTGGCAGACTGGACGGATGGAGTGCTGCTGCCCGAGATCGAGGAGTCTGGTTCCTATGACGACGTGGTGCTAGAGGAGGAGTGTGACGCTGATTACGCCAGCAGTAGCTATGGCAACAACCACAGTAGCTATGGCAATGGCAGCAGTAGCTACGGAAGCAACAGTTGGCAGGTGACGGCCGGTCGCAGTGTTTCGTGGAGCGTGCCGGGAAGGATCATGCCATCGTCACGCGTGTATTCCGCCTGTGTGACTCCGACTCCCGAGATCCCAAAAGTCACGCCGGTGTCTATCACAAGCTCAAAATGGGTCACTGCTAGCGTGCACACGACATCCACCGTGAATCAGCCGCAAGCAGCAAGTGACGACGCCTGCTTCAAAAGGCCAAGGCCTGTCTCCGCTCCTTCTGGTGGTGTTAAGAATAGACCACTGTTGCGCCCATTTATTCACACAGCTACCACTACAAGTCCTGTAGTGTCCTCCATCCCTGTGCCTGCCACTCCCAgttgttcctctctctctaaaactacaactcccagcagTCTTTGCACAACTTCCTCTGGGCAGATGGCTCCCTGCATCTCCACCGCCGCAACCAACATTAGCAGTGTTTCTGCCACCAAGGGCAGCCTTCGCCAAACAGCGTCTGATATTTCAGCATCAAACCTTTCACGTCGTAGTATTGCCACGTCATGCAGTGCCGTCATAACGAATTGCTCAGTGAGTACAATTGCTGCCGTCTCGGCCTCCAACCACTCACGTGATGGCTCTGCAAATTCCAGCCTCCATTCTGTCAAAACAAGTTATACACTGAGTACTTCTGGCATCTCGACATCAAACCACTCACTTCATTCAACTTCCAGCAGCTCCACCACCACAAAGTATCCTTGTACAACTTCCGGCAACCCACTGCTGCAACAACAAAGTTTACTTCAACAAAACAAATCCTTCCACGGCCCTAAtgtacaacaacaacagcagcatgcCTTGGAACTAAAAGCTCCCACCACCACAGGTCGCACCTTTAGCATATTCCAGGACGTCGAAGCgcacctctcctccaccacttcctccAAGCGGTCatcaactggtggtggtggtgttgttgtctcCCCCTTCTCCACCCCTGCCACAGTCCTCTCCTCCAGGGTCAACAACCAATCGCAGCGAGGAGGTGGCGGTGCAGGTCTGAACCAATCACGAGCAGGAACGGGGCCGGGGCCAGGGCCAGCAGGGAAGGTGACGTCGCCGCTGTGTGGCTGCGGCAGGCGTGCAAAGCGGATGACTGTGGGCAACGGCGGCCCGAACCACGGTCGCGCGTTCTACTGCTGCCCCGTGCGGCGGTCGTCGGGCCCTGTTGATGGCAGCAACAACAAGAAGGGCAAAAGGGACGGGTGTGGCTTTTTCAAGTGGGAGTCCGCACTTTTGGTGTCTGTGACCCCTGGTTTGAGGAGGAAGACGCCTTTCTCGGGTGTTGCTGGTGATAGAACGCCACattttctgtctggaaagcttCTTCGATAA